In the genome of Macrobrachium nipponense isolate FS-2020 chromosome 42, ASM1510439v2, whole genome shotgun sequence, one region contains:
- the LOC135213229 gene encoding cilia- and flagella-associated protein 251-like, which produces MADSVHPEIVVEKSNGFGTPAFAVAIPGMVLLAGLAFAVYWFYNLSRSQDRNLADMEMNNEDPEDDEMDVDDSMDMDMEELYDTDDDSNTDLDEVAGLEDGLDTEFFEKTDEETEEEEEEEDLDSEFLEKTDEEARLEDSLVVELFEDIEETEEEEEEEGLATEFLEKTDKEARLEDSLVMELFEDAEEEEEEEEEEGMEEPCLEVYLLRQGLEQMEEEKLDLEKDLDNCKDLARKMENLWMGAQQEVELLRRQLVEKDLLLEKRAQEENEMNARGIKIENLLQRNEKLVDENRQLEADLKLALAEVQKMEEVDREQREKIVALESHLQERAEEESKMGRVLQQKMAEKERELERTVQEGAELSRKLKEAENLNQLLDLENEDFCRQNEALRNVLVEIGRELECTLQKGGELSLKLKENENLNQLLYLENEDFCRLNETLRNALDEKEKEAELLKGSLDTKSKELEEAQEEREVTKKRLEETEQDNVTLQDNLERALRQEQCLQRLLDCQEEDILSLRKKESEAQLEVQRLLKDCEELKEECQTQKENRMRDEKCFREQLRIQEDALREHDKYMLMMLLHGTAQRNFQLEHIALEHEHETVDDTSKNEKLEKCAERTGRIDEGRDEDPCEKARKGEEKQHTQFCNAQQEMEQDYREQWEGLKHILKDVINGDE; this is translated from the coding sequence ATGGCGGATTCTGTTCATCCAGAAATCGTCGTGGAAAAATCTAACGGCTTTGGTACGCCAGCTTTTGCCGTCGCCATCCCTGGGATGGTATTGTTGGCAGGCTTGGCGTTTGCTGTGTACTGGTTTTACAATCTTTCAAGATCTCAAGATCGTAATTTGGCAGACatggaaatgaataatgaagacCCCGAAGATGACGAAATGGACGTGGACGACagtatggatatggatatggaaGAACTCTATGACACTGACGATGACTCAAATACTGACTTAGACGAAGTAGCTGGACTGGAAGACGGTCTAGATACGGAATTTTTCGAGAAGACTGACGAAgaaactgaggaggaggaggaggaggaagatttaGATTCGGAATTTCTCGAAAAGACTGACGAAGAAGCTAGACTGGAGGACAGTCTAGTTGTGGAACTATTCGAGGACATTGAGgaaactgaggaggaggaggaggaggaaggtctagCTACGGAATTCCTCGAAAAGACTGACAAAGAAGCTAGACTTGAGGACAGTCTAGTTATGGAACTTTTCGAGGacgctgaggaggaggaggaggaggaggaggaggaaggcatgGAGGAGCCTTGTCTAGAAGTCTACTTGTTGAGACAAGGTCTAGaacagatggaagaagaaaagctGGACTTGGAGAAGGATTTGGATAACTGTAAAGATCTCGCACGTAAAATGGAAAACCTCTGGATGGGAGCTCAGCAAGAGGTCGAACTGCTTCGACGTCAGCTAGTGGAGAAAGATCTACTGCTGGAAAAGAGAGCAcaggaggaaaatgaaatgaacgCCAGAGGTATAAAAATCGAGAATCTGCTTCAGCGAAATGAAAAACTTGTAGATGAAAATCGGCAGTTGGAAGCGGACTTAAAACTCGCTTTAGCTGAAGTACAGAAGATGGAAGAGGTCGACAGAGAACAGCGGGAGAAAATAGTGGCACTGGAGAGTCACCTACAGGAGAGAGCCGAGGAGGAAAGCAAGATGGGAAGGGTTCTCCAACAGAAGATggctgagaaagaaagagagctgGAGCGCACTGTACAGGAGGGAGCAGAACTCAGCCGCAAATTAAAGGAGGCTGAAAATCTCAACCAGTTGCTTGATCTGGAGAATGAAGACTTCTGTAGGCAGAATGAAGCCTTGAGGAATGTTTTAGTTGAGATAGGAAGAGAGCTGGAGTGCACTTTGCAGAAGGGAGGAGAGCTCAGCctcaaattgaaagaaaatgaaaatctcaATCAGTTGCTTTACCTGGAGAATGAGGACTTCTGTAGGCTGAATGAAACATTAAGGAATGCTttagatgagaaagagaaggaagcaGAGCTGCTGAAAGGATCCCTCGACACTAAATCTAAGGAATTGGAGGAAGCTCAAGAGGAACGAGAAGTAACGAAGAAACGGCTGGAAGAAACTGAACAGGATAATGTGACACTCCAAGATAACTTGGAAAGAGCTCTGCGTCAAGAACAGTGCCTCCAGCGCTTGCTAGATTGTCAGGAAGAAGACATCTTATCCCTGAGAAAGAAGGAGAGTGAAGCCCAGTTGGAAGTGCAGCGACTTCTCAAGGATTGCGAAGAGCTGAAAGAGGAGTGCCAAACACAgaaggaaaataggatgagagacgAGAAGTGTTTCAGAGAGCAGCTACGAATACAGGAGGATGCTTTGAGAGAACATGACAAATACATGTTAATGATGCTCCTCCATGGAACCGCTCAGAGGAATTTCCAACTGGAACACATTGCGCTAGAACATGAGCATGAAACTGTAGACGATACGAGTAAAAACGAGAAGCTGGAAAAGTGTGCTGAAAGAACAGGAAGGATAGACGAAGGGAGAGACGAAGACCCTTGTGAAAAGGCACGCAAGGGAGAAGAGAAACAACATACACAGTTCTGCAACGCCCAGCAGGAGATGGAGCAGGATTACAGGGAACAGTGGGAGGGCCTCAAGCACATATTGAAAGACGTCATTAATGGAGatgaatga